The proteins below come from a single Garra rufa chromosome 3, GarRuf1.0, whole genome shotgun sequence genomic window:
- the mcee gene encoding methylmalonyl-CoA epimerase, mitochondrial yields the protein MTAKMASSLLKVAVTGLSRCAWHTLPSVRAFSLTVPVSQGVPQSLWKLGRLNHVAIAVPDLEKATALYRDVLGAQVSATVPLPEHGVYTVFVELGNTKLELLHPLGEKSPIAGFLQKNKAGGMHHICIEVDDINAAIVDLKEKKIRLLSPEPRIGAHGKPVMFLHPKDCDGVLVEIEQA from the exons atgaCCGCAAAGATGGCTTCTTCTTTGCTGAAGGTTGCAG TTACAGGTCTCTCGAGGTGTGCATGGCACACTTTACCCTCAGTGAGGGCATTCTCTCTGACTGTACCCGTCAGTCAAGGTGTCCCTCAGTCATTATGGAAGTTAGGCAGACTGAATCATGTGGCTATCGCGGTACCAGACCTAGAGAAAGCCACAGCACTGTACCGTGATGTGCTGGGGGCTCAAGTAAGCGCCACTGTGCCTCTCCCTGAGCATGGGGTGTACACTGTGTTTGTGGAACTGGGAAACACTAAATTAGAGCTTCTGCACCCTCTGGGAGAGAAAAGCCCTATTGCAGGATTCCTGCAGAAGAACAAAGCTGGAGGGATGCATCATATCTGTATCGAG GTGGATGATATCAATGCTGCAATAGTTGATTTGAAGGAAAAGAAAATCAGACTGCTCTCCCCAGAGCCAAGGATAGGAGCTCATGGCAAACCTGTGATGTTCCTCCACCCTAAAGACTGTGACGGGGTTCTTGTGGAGATAGAACAAGCCTAG
- the mphosph10 gene encoding U3 small nucleolar ribonucleoprotein protein MPP10: protein MANGDGSTLESCLQLLNSKTAHPEQFLSVQDALATDFKSLTKTLYDLHKAHEPANCNGSPLEQLVVENFDEEQIWQELELQNTPLLTHFEKEVEQAVTDDTIVLLEDEEEEEKEEENVDNGKIANNVEDESAEEEDDDDEDDKEEEVKQRLKPSASNEDDDFSGEDSDLDFDVDKFEKKTKQKQSAAKFSNAKSNWTPSEVDDEFFKLSEMEAFLDNMDRREGQESVEDIDYFQNLPSDDDEELNFDKPTALKKQKKKSSRNLKYKDFFAPVDHVPKQTDPDEEMEPDSNDDYEGEDDDDDNKEPEDEEDMNEEDFDMEEDDMSDRGRNDSRKVTFSLPDDSEGEDVEDILGGKAKIVSKPESKSSFEMRQEKMSKKIEELENAALSEKPWQLTGEVTAQVRPENSMLEEDVSFDQASRMAPAITEETTLLLEDIIKQRIKDEVWDDVVRKEKPKEEAFEYKKRLTLDHEKSKLSLAEVYEQEYIKQTQEKKEEEENPAHVEIQKLMDTLFLKLDALSNFHFTPKPHIPEVKVVSNLPSITMEEVAPVNASDATLLAPEEIKEKNKAGDILGDTEKTTTDKKRARRKKKILKRLKIREREKRQKLKEAKGGDIKKKKSRTEVEQTLKKLTKGGKAKLLTNDGMDKALRSSQAFFTQLQDQVKSQIKGSKDKPTKKKKQKEISVHKLKL, encoded by the exons ATGGCGAACGGGGATGGCAGCACGTTGGAGAGCTGCTTACAGTTACTAAACAGCAAAACAGCACACCCGGAGCAGTTTCTCAG TGTCCAGGATGCTCTGGCAACAGACTTCAAATCTCTTACCAAGACTCTTTATGATCTGCATAAAGCCCATGAGCCTGCAAACTGCAATGGAAGCCCACTGGAGCAGCTGGTCGTCGAGAACTTTGATGAGGAGCAAATCTGGCAGGAGCTGGAGCTTCAGAACACTCCATTACTGACACACTTTGAGAAGGAAGTGGAGCAAGCTGTCACAGATGACACTATAGTATTACTTGaagatgaagaagaagaagagaagGAGGAGGAAAATGTTGATAATGGGAAAATTGCTAACAATGTGGAAGATGAGAGTGCAGAGgaagaagatgatgatgatgaggacgACAAAGAGGAGGAAGTTAAGCAGAGGTTGAAACCATCTGCAAGCAATGAGGATGATGATTTCTCTGGTGAAGACTCGGATTTGGACTTTGATGTagataaatttgagaaaaaaaccaAACAGAAACAGTCAGCTGCCAAATTTTCAAATGCAAAATCTAATTGGACGCCATCAGAAGTGGATGATGAGTTTTTTAAGCTGTCAGAAATGGAAGCTTTTTTGGATAACATGGATAGAAGAGAAGGACAGGAGAGCGTAGAGGACATAGACTACTTTCAGAATTTGCCATCTGATGATGATGAAGAACTAAACTTCGATAAACCCACAGCgctgaaaaaacagaaaaag aaaaGCTCCAGAAATCTGAAATACAAAGATTTCTTTGCTCCAGTGGATCATGTGCCTAAGCAGACTGATCCAGATGAAGAGATGGAACCAGACTCTAATGATGATTATGAGggagaagatgatgatgatgataataaagaGCCGGAGGATGAAGAGGATATGAATGAGGAGGACTTTGATATGGAGGA GGATGACATGAGTGATAGAGGAAGAAATGATTCACGTAAGGTGACCTTCAGTCTTCCTGATGACAGCGAGGGGGAGGATGTGGAAGATATTTTAGGTGGAAAAGCCAAAATTGTGTCTAAACCTGAATCCAAGTCTTCCTTTGAAATGAGACAGGAAAAG ATGTCAAAAAAGATTGAAGAACTGGAGAACGCTGCATTGTCTGAGAAGCCATGGCAGCTGACAGGAGAGGTGACCGCTCAGGTTCGACCAGAGAACAGCATGCTGGAAGAGGATGTGTCGTTTGACCAGGCCTCTAGGATGG CTCCAGCAATCACAGAGGAAACTACCTTACTGCTTGAGGATATTATCAAACAGAGAATCAAAGATGAG GTGTGGGATGATGTGGTAAGGAAAGAGAAACCTAAAGAGGAGGCGTTTGAATATAAGAAGAGACTCACTCTGGACCACGAGAAGAGCAAACTGAGTCTGGCTGAAGTTTATGAGCAGGAGTATATCAAACAGACACAG GAAAAGAAGGAAGAGGAAGAGAATCCAGCGCATGTAGAAATCCAGAAACTCATGGACACACTCTTCCTTAAACTGGATGCGCTATCAAACTTCCACTTCACACCAAAACCA CATATTCCTGAGGTGAAAGTGGTTTCCAACCTGCCTTCTATAACTATGGAGGAAGTGGCTCCAGTCAATGCCAGTGACGCCACTCTGCTGGCTCCAGAGGAGATTAAG GAGAAGAATAAGGCGGGAGACATACTCGGAGACACAGAGAAAACCACTACAGATAAGAAACGAGCGAGACGGAAGAAGAAGATTCTCAAGCGTTTGAAGATTCGAGAGCGGGAGAAGAGACAGAAGCTCAAAGAAGCGAAAGGAGGAGacataaagaaaaagaagagtaGAACTGAGGTTGAACAAACCCTCAAGAAACTTACTAAAGGAGGAAAAGCCAAACTACTCACG AATGATGGCATGGATAAGGCTCTGCGTTCATCTCAAGCTTTCTTCACCCAATTGCAAGACCAAGTCAAGAGTCAAATCAAGGGCTCAAAGGACAAGCCGACAAAGAAGAAGAAACAAAAAGAGATTTCTGTACACAAGCTTAAGTTGTAA